The bacterium Unc6 genome has a window encoding:
- a CDS encoding argininosuccinate lyase, with amino-acid sequence MKTLWGEGEKKVSKQVFDWTQSFSFDFVLFPYDVMGSIAHIQMLCKCGIITKKEEKILTLAFKSILNDYNSGNLKIIKEFEDVHSCVQFLVEEKVGNVAKKIHTARSRNDQISLDTRLYCRDTVNKIINSMEKLINIIAKTGADNKDIIIPGYTHLQHAQPVFLSHHLNSYIEMLERDIWRFKDALKRVNILPLGSCAIAGTSLNIDRAFVAKKLGFDSISKNSMDAVSDRDFVIELLSGCAIAGMHLSRICEDIILWNTQEFGWVVLDDSVVTGSSMMPHKKNPDVLELIRGKTGILYGNLVQMLTLMKGLPMTYNRDMQEDKPPLFSSIQTIEKSVSVLGLVFSLIGFNREKIKQSLLDEELYATDIAEYLVKKGVSFRDAHRAVGNLMVYVKNKETSVSKLSKEELKKIHPELNMDIMNLLNPQTSVALKKSFGGTGQKMD; translated from the coding sequence TTGAAAACACTCTGGGGCGAAGGTGAGAAGAAAGTCTCTAAACAGGTATTTGATTGGACGCAGAGTTTTTCATTTGATTTTGTCCTTTTTCCATATGATGTGATGGGAAGCATTGCACATATTCAGATGCTTTGTAAGTGCGGCATTATAACAAAAAAAGAAGAAAAAATACTTACACTCGCTTTTAAGAGTATACTTAATGATTATAACAGCGGAAATCTAAAAATAATAAAAGAATTTGAGGATGTTCATTCCTGTGTTCAGTTTCTTGTTGAAGAAAAGGTCGGGAATGTTGCAAAAAAGATTCATACCGCCCGTTCAAGAAATGATCAGATTTCTTTAGATACGAGGCTATACTGCAGGGATACTGTAAACAAAATTATCAATTCAATGGAAAAATTAATCAACATAATTGCAAAGACAGGAGCAGATAATAAAGATATAATCATACCCGGTTACACACACCTTCAACATGCACAGCCTGTGTTTCTTTCTCATCATCTTAATTCATATATAGAAATGCTTGAAAGAGATATATGGAGATTTAAAGACGCCCTGAAAAGGGTGAATATACTTCCGCTTGGTTCTTGTGCAATTGCAGGAACATCTTTGAATATAGACAGAGCGTTTGTTGCAAAAAAACTCGGGTTTGATTCTATCTCAAAAAATTCTATGGACGCTGTTTCTGACAGGGATTTTGTTATAGAGCTCCTGTCAGGATGTGCAATAGCAGGTATGCATCTTTCAAGGATTTGTGAGGATATAATATTATGGAATACACAGGAATTCGGATGGGTTGTGCTTGATGATTCTGTTGTAACGGGTTCAAGTATGATGCCCCATAAGAAAAATCCTGATGTTCTTGAACTCATAAGAGGCAAGACTGGAATCTTATACGGGAATCTTGTACAGATGCTTACATTGATGAAAGGGCTTCCGATGACATATAACAGGGATATGCAGGAAGATAAACCCCCCCTTTTTAGTTCAATACAAACAATAGAAAAATCTGTTTCGGTCCTGGGGCTTGTGTTTTCCTTAATAGGCTTTAATAGAGAAAAAATAAAACAGTCTTTATTAGATGAAGAACTTTATGCAACCGATATTGCAGAGTATCTTGTCAAAAAAGGAGTTTCATTCAGGGATGCACATAGAGCTGTCGGCAACCTTATGGTATATGTCAAAAACAAGGAAACATCTGTTTCTAAATTAAGTAAGGAAGAACTAAAAAAAATTCATCCAGAACTTAATATGGATATAATGAATCTTTTAAATCCTCAAACCTCTGTAGCTTTAAAGAAATCTTTCGGAGGAACAGGACAGAAGATGGACTAA
- a CDS encoding dTMP kinase, whose protein sequence is MQNILGRLIVFEGLDGAGKSTQIYLLKKFLEAQKVKVFLSQWNSSSTVKEATRKGKKQRILTPTTFSLIHSTDFTNRYEREIFPLLEAGFVVLCDRFIYTAFARDVARGCDRDWVKNLYSFVRKPDITFYCRVPLDIAVNRILGGRSKLKYFEAGMDIGLSDNIEESFRLFQSRVFDEYEKLCADAGTGFKVIDASLSIKQQQDAVREIVKQNIDILSFRWRNRFERRIP, encoded by the coding sequence ATGCAAAACATATTGGGTAGACTGATTGTATTCGAAGGGTTAGACGGAGCGGGGAAATCCACACAGATATACCTTCTTAAAAAATTTCTTGAGGCGCAGAAAGTAAAGGTGTTCTTAAGCCAGTGGAATTCATCTTCCACGGTGAAGGAAGCGACAAGGAAGGGAAAGAAACAAAGGATTCTTACCCCCACGACATTTAGCCTTATCCATTCCACGGATTTTACAAACAGGTATGAAAGAGAAATATTTCCGCTTTTGGAGGCAGGGTTTGTAGTCCTGTGCGACAGGTTTATCTATACCGCATTTGCGAGGGATGTGGCAAGAGGATGCGACAGGGACTGGGTGAAGAATCTGTACTCATTTGTAAGAAAACCCGATATTACATTTTATTGCAGGGTTCCTCTTGATATTGCCGTGAACAGGATATTAGGAGGAAGAAGCAAATTAAAATATTTTGAGGCAGGTATGGACATCGGACTTTCCGATAATATAGAGGAAAGCTTTAGGTTGTTTCAGTCAAGGGTTTTTGACGAGTATGAAAAACTTTGCGCAGATGCGGGCACCGGTTTTAAAGTGATAGATGCATCCCTATCAATAAAACAGCAGCAGGATGCCGTAAGGGAGATAGTAAAACAAAATATTGATATTCTTTCTTTTAGATGGAGGAACAGATTTGAGAGGCGGATACCTTAA
- a CDS encoding phosphoribosyl-AMP cyclohydrolase, with protein MKKTISILKFDENGLIPAIIQDGKNNEVLMVAYMNEESLLQTLETGRVSFWSRSRKKLWVKGETSRHTQTVKQMLIDCDNDAVLIKVEQKGGACHMGFRSCFYRQIQSDGTLKKVKEKVFKPEEVYK; from the coding sequence ATGAAAAAAACTATTTCCATCCTAAAATTTGATGAAAACGGGCTAATACCTGCAATTATACAGGATGGTAAAAATAATGAAGTTCTTATGGTTGCATATATGAATGAAGAGTCACTTTTACAGACATTAGAAACCGGAAGAGTAAGTTTCTGGTCCCGTTCAAGAAAAAAGTTATGGGTAAAGGGCGAAACTTCCAGGCACACACAAACCGTAAAACAGATGCTCATAGATTGCGATAACGATGCTGTGCTTATAAAGGTAGAACAAAAAGGCGGTGCTTGCCACATGGGATTCAGGTCCTGTTTTTACAGACAGATTCAGTCCGATGGAACATTAAAAAAGGTTAAAGAAAAGGTGTTTAAACCAGAAGAAGTGTATAAATAA
- a CDS encoding UDP-N-acetylmuramate--L-alanine ligase, with amino-acid sequence MLENIKNIHFVGIGGYGMSALAKILIQKGLKVSGSDLKENNFISTLRQKRATIYTGEHKSSSAADCQMLIYSSAIKQNNPEILYAKERSIPIMHRGELLAHMVNEKYGIIIAGAHGKTTTAGLSSMLLNENGFSPTVLIGEEVDEFGGNAMLGESKYVICESDESDGSFLKLNPEVAIVTNIDKEHMDYYKDMNDVLLSYTKFIENIKQNGLLIGCIDCQFLSSVLFSVQKQPVITYGLSDAADIRAEDIHMDKVRACYNCIVGGKNIGKVNLLIPGMHNIVNSLAVVGLGLYLNIPFKDISRSLLKYHGAKRRFQIKMDGGVMVVDDYAHHPNEIIATIKTAKLWSRRIVAVFQPHRYTRTYFLRDEFTNCFSEADLLILTDIYPAGEKPINGVSGFSLYEAIRNTRKDIVYIEKENILKNLLNVIKDGDIVLILGAGDITDISDELVCVLQSNQLYSKTQECYVTTHLTTRTSEHQSTGQQF; translated from the coding sequence ATGCTAGAAAATATTAAAAATATTCATTTTGTCGGTATCGGTGGATATGGAATGAGTGCACTTGCAAAAATCCTTATACAAAAGGGATTGAAGGTGAGCGGTTCTGATTTAAAAGAGAATAATTTTATATCAACATTAAGACAAAAAAGAGCTACGATTTATACAGGAGAACATAAAAGTTCAAGCGCTGCCGACTGCCAGATGCTGATATACAGCAGTGCAATTAAACAAAATAACCCTGAGATTTTGTATGCAAAAGAAAGATCTATTCCCATAATGCACAGAGGAGAACTTCTTGCACATATGGTCAATGAAAAATATGGAATAATTATTGCAGGTGCACATGGGAAAACCACAACAGCAGGGCTTTCATCAATGCTTTTAAACGAAAATGGTTTTTCACCTACGGTTCTTATAGGAGAAGAGGTAGATGAATTTGGAGGGAATGCAATGCTTGGTGAAAGTAAATATGTAATATGTGAATCAGATGAAAGCGATGGTTCATTTCTTAAACTTAATCCAGAAGTAGCAATTGTTACAAATATTGATAAAGAGCATATGGATTATTATAAAGATATGAATGATGTTTTGTTGTCCTATACAAAATTTATAGAAAATATAAAACAGAACGGACTTTTAATAGGATGTATTGATTGTCAATTTCTTTCTTCTGTCCTTTTTTCTGTCCAAAAACAACCCGTTATCACATATGGACTATCTGACGCCGCAGATATAAGGGCAGAAGATATACATATGGACAAGGTGCGGGCTTGTTATAATTGTATTGTGGGGGGTAAAAACATTGGGAAGGTGAACCTTTTAATCCCTGGCATGCATAATATCGTAAACTCTCTTGCAGTTGTTGGGCTTGGTTTGTATTTGAATATACCGTTTAAAGATATCTCACGGTCTTTATTAAAATATCACGGAGCAAAGAGAAGGTTTCAGATTAAGATGGATGGTGGGGTAATGGTTGTTGATGATTATGCCCACCATCCAAACGAAATAATTGCAACAATAAAAACGGCAAAATTATGGAGCAGAAGAATAGTTGCGGTGTTTCAGCCCCACAGATATACAAGAACCTATTTTTTAAGAGATGAGTTTACAAACTGTTTTTCAGAAGCAGATCTGCTTATATTAACAGATATATATCCCGCCGGTGAAAAACCGATAAATGGTGTAAGCGGTTTTTCTTTATATGAGGCCATAAGAAATACCCGCAAAGACATAGTATATATTGAGAAAGAAAATATACTTAAAAATTTATTAAATGTTATAAAAGATGGAGATATTGTCCTTATTCTCGGTGCAGGGGATATAACCGATATTTCAGATGAACTTGTGTGTGTATTGCAAAGTAATCAATTATATAGTAAAACACAAGAGTGTTACGTAACTACTCACCTGACCACCAGAACATCAGAACACCAGAGCACCGGTCAGCAGTTTTAG
- a CDS encoding adenosylmethionine--8-amino-7-oxononanoate transaminase — protein sequence MNNDWVRRDLKHNWHPYTQMKDLEQVPPIFIQEAEGVKLYDNKGNFYYDTFSSWWCNVHGHNHPKIKQAIKKQVGLLSHISFAGFTHKPAVIFSEKIVSIAPKGLNKVFYSDNGSTSIETALKMSLQYWHNSGLKGKKKFLSLDYGYHGDTIGAMSVSSIDVFQSVFKPLLFSSYKVHSPYCYRCPVGKSKDSCSIECIKQMEDILKKDSKSICAIILEPIVLAAGGMIVYPEKYLKKVFELSRKHNVHLILDEVATGFGRTGKMFACNYADITCDFLCLSKGITSGYLPLGVTLTTKNIYDIFYDDYENKKTFFHGHTYTANPVSISAAIASLKIFEKENTIENIRDTIKFFHRGLERFRSLSLVGDVRYKGLIGAFELVKDKQSKKTFDLKDRIGFKIYKQGLKNSLILRPLDSVIYLFLPLCIKNSDIEIILDRTYNILGSAKKLLSDPDSTD from the coding sequence ATGAATAATGATTGGGTAAGAAGAGACTTAAAACACAACTGGCATCCATATACACAGATGAAAGATTTAGAGCAGGTTCCGCCGATATTTATCCAGGAAGCCGAAGGTGTAAAACTCTATGACAACAAAGGGAATTTTTATTATGACACTTTTTCAAGTTGGTGGTGTAATGTTCATGGACATAACCATCCAAAAATCAAACAGGCTATAAAAAAACAGGTAGGACTTCTTTCTCATATATCTTTTGCGGGATTTACGCATAAGCCTGCAGTAATATTTTCAGAAAAAATTGTATCCATTGCACCTAAGGGGCTGAACAAGGTATTCTATTCTGATAACGGCTCAACATCTATTGAGACAGCGCTAAAAATGTCTTTACAGTACTGGCATAATTCGGGGTTAAAAGGAAAAAAGAAATTTTTATCTCTTGATTATGGGTATCATGGGGATACAATTGGTGCGATGTCTGTAAGCAGTATTGATGTTTTTCAGAGTGTCTTCAAGCCTTTGTTATTTTCTTCTTATAAGGTTCATTCTCCATATTGTTATAGATGTCCTGTCGGGAAAAGCAAAGATTCTTGTTCCATAGAGTGTATAAAACAGATGGAGGATATATTAAAAAAAGATTCAAAAAGTATCTGTGCAATAATATTAGAGCCTATTGTTCTTGCCGCAGGAGGGATGATAGTATATCCTGAAAAATATTTAAAAAAGGTTTTTGAACTTTCAAGAAAGCACAATGTGCATCTGATATTAGACGAGGTTGCAACAGGATTTGGAAGAACAGGTAAGATGTTTGCCTGTAATTATGCCGATATCACTTGCGATTTTCTGTGTCTGTCAAAGGGTATAACATCGGGTTATCTTCCGCTTGGGGTTACACTTACTACAAAAAATATATACGATATTTTCTATGATGATTATGAGAATAAAAAAACTTTTTTTCACGGGCATACATATACTGCAAATCCTGTTTCTATTTCTGCTGCAATTGCAAGTCTTAAAATATTTGAAAAAGAAAATACCATTGAAAACATTCGTGATACAATAAAGTTTTTTCATAGAGGATTGGAAAGATTTCGCTCTTTGTCTCTGGTAGGAGATGTCCGATATAAGGGGTTGATAGGTGCATTTGAACTTGTAAAAGATAAACAGAGTAAAAAAACATTTGACCTAAAAGATAGAATAGGATTTAAGATTTATAAGCAGGGGCTTAAAAATTCTCTTATATTAAGACCGCTGGATTCTGTAATATATCTTTTCCTTCCTCTGTGTATAAAAAACAGTGATATAGAAATTATACTTGATAGAACATATAATATTTTAGGGTCTGCTAAAAAACTCTTATCAGACCCTGATTCCACAGATTAA
- a CDS encoding acetyl-CoA carboxylase carboxyl transferase subunit alpha yields MITVLDFERPIIDLEKKIQDLINYSKSHSIDMSIQIQTLNSRLESLKLEVYKNLTPWQIVQIARHPQRPYTLDYIVSIFTDFCQLHGDRRFSDDRALIGGYARFEDQPTVVIGHQKGRDTKENLIRNFGMPHPEGYRKALRIMKIAEKSHLPVICFVDTPGAYPGIGAEERGQAEAIAVNLKEMARLKSPILVIVIGEGGSGGALGIGVGDRICILENAYYSVISPEGCAAILWKDRTKVKEASDELHFTGKDLLNFGIIDDVISEPAGGAHRNIQETVANVKNAIKKHLGEITKIPVQVLIEERYKKFRKIGEFVE; encoded by the coding sequence ATGATAACTGTACTGGATTTTGAAAGACCGATAATAGACCTTGAAAAAAAAATACAGGATTTGATTAACTATTCAAAATCCCACAGCATAGATATGAGTATTCAGATCCAAACATTAAATTCCCGTCTTGAATCGCTTAAATTGGAGGTTTATAAAAATCTTACCCCCTGGCAGATTGTGCAGATAGCAAGGCATCCGCAAAGACCTTATACACTTGATTATATCGTCTCAATATTTACAGATTTTTGTCAGTTACATGGAGACAGAAGATTTTCAGACGACAGGGCACTTATCGGTGGCTATGCAAGATTTGAAGACCAACCCACTGTTGTTATAGGTCATCAAAAGGGAAGGGATACAAAAGAAAACCTTATCCGTAATTTTGGCATGCCTCATCCGGAAGGGTATAGAAAAGCACTGAGAATAATGAAAATTGCAGAGAAGTCCCATCTTCCTGTTATTTGCTTTGTTGATACGCCCGGGGCATATCCGGGTATAGGTGCAGAGGAAAGAGGACAGGCAGAGGCAATAGCAGTAAACTTAAAAGAGATGGCAAGGCTTAAAAGTCCGATACTTGTCATTGTTATAGGAGAGGGTGGTTCGGGAGGAGCGTTGGGCATAGGAGTAGGAGACAGGATTTGTATTCTTGAGAATGCATATTATTCTGTAATTTCTCCCGAAGGATGTGCCGCAATATTATGGAAAGACAGGACAAAAGTAAAAGAGGCATCAGATGAACTTCATTTTACAGGGAAAGATCTATTGAATTTTGGTATTATTGATGATGTAATATCTGAACCTGCGGGTGGCGCTCACAGGAATATACAAGAGACTGTTGCAAATGTAAAGAATGCAATTAAAAAACACCTTGGAGAAATAACCAAGATTCCTGTTCAGGTACTTATTGAGGAAAGATACAAAAAATTCAGGAAAATAGGGGAATTTGTGGAATAA
- a CDS encoding thymidylate kinase has product MRGGYLNFFGKPIPEIKPEDLKGYLFVVEGTDGSGRSTHIAMLTQWLEAKGYSTVNMGLNRSTLISTELSKAKVGNILDPRTFTLFYVTDFFDQLENIIIPNLKAGSIILADRYIYTLIARSLVRGLEKEWIENIFQIALVPDIVFYLKVSPSILVERNLMKQTLFDYWESGMDMRISTDIFTSFVKYQKMMQDEYMRMSKKYNFTTINANRPVRTVFNQLKKHIEEYIKWVSGDEKSGGNSLLCC; this is encoded by the coding sequence TTGAGAGGCGGATACCTTAATTTTTTCGGTAAGCCCATACCCGAAATCAAGCCGGAAGATTTAAAAGGATACCTGTTTGTCGTAGAAGGTACTGATGGATCCGGCCGTTCTACGCATATTGCAATGCTTACGCAGTGGCTTGAGGCAAAGGGATATTCCACCGTAAATATGGGGCTGAACCGCTCCACGCTTATAAGTACAGAGTTGTCAAAGGCAAAGGTGGGAAATATCCTTGACCCCAGGACATTTACGCTTTTTTATGTTACAGATTTTTTTGACCAATTGGAGAATATTATCATACCAAACTTAAAGGCCGGCTCCATTATCCTTGCCGACAGGTACATCTATACGCTTATTGCAAGAAGTCTTGTGCGTGGGCTTGAAAAGGAATGGATAGAAAACATATTTCAGATTGCACTTGTTCCGGATATCGTATTTTATTTAAAGGTAAGTCCGTCTATACTTGTTGAAAGAAACCTTATGAAACAGACACTTTTTGATTACTGGGAATCGGGTATGGATATGAGGATATCCACAGACATATTTACAAGTTTTGTGAAATATCAGAAGATGATGCAGGATGAATATATGAGGATGTCAAAAAAATATAATTTTACAACCATAAATGCAAACCGCCCCGTAAGAACGGTATTTAACCAGTTGAAAAAACATATAGAGGAATATATAAAATGGGTAAGTGGTGATGAAAAGAGCGGGGGGAATTCCTTGCTCTGTTGTTAG
- a CDS encoding 1-(5-phosphoribosyl)-5-[(5-phosphoribosylamino)methylideneamino]imidazole-4-carboxamide isomerase gives MIIIPAIDLLDEKVVRLLQGDYTKAKIYSDNPLEVARKWKEKGARRLHIVDLNGARDGKPTHLKLVSDIVKSVGIDIEFGGGIRSMDLIKEAIATGCSYVTMCTKLCEDLEFVKKANNIFGEKIIVSIDSRNGFVAVQGWQMTTGIKAIDIVKDIDKIGIKTIIYTDILKDGAMQGPNIEGVKQILKNTSLSVIISGGITTISDIQNIYSLKNSRVFGCIIGKALYEGSITMEQIKTMAKEE, from the coding sequence ATGATTATTATACCTGCTATAGATTTATTAGACGAAAAGGTTGTCCGACTTTTGCAGGGGGATTATACAAAAGCAAAGATTTACAGTGATAATCCGTTGGAGGTTGCAAGGAAATGGAAAGAAAAAGGAGCAAGAAGGCTTCACATAGTTGACTTAAACGGAGCAAGAGACGGAAAGCCAACTCACTTAAAACTTGTATCCGATATTGTTAAAAGCGTAGGTATTGATATAGAGTTTGGCGGCGGGATAAGGAGCATGGATTTGATAAAAGAGGCAATAGCAACCGGGTGTTCTTATGTGACAATGTGCACAAAATTATGTGAAGATCTGGAGTTTGTAAAAAAGGCAAATAATATATTTGGTGAAAAAATTATAGTAAGTATAGACTCAAGAAACGGATTTGTTGCTGTTCAGGGATGGCAGATGACAACAGGGATAAAGGCAATTGATATTGTGAAGGATATTGATAAAATTGGAATAAAGACCATTATCTATACAGACATCTTAAAAGACGGAGCAATGCAAGGGCCCAATATTGAAGGGGTTAAACAAATCTTAAAAAATACTTCTTTAAGTGTGATAATATCAGGCGGAATAACAACAATTTCGGATATTCAAAACATTTATAGTCTTAAAAATTCAAGGGTGTTTGGTTGTATAATCGGCAAGGCCCTTTATGAGGGAAGCATTACAATGGAACAAATAAAAACAATGGCTAAGGAAGAATAA
- a CDS encoding imidazole glycerol phosphate synthase subunit HisF, with translation MLAKRIIPCLDVRQGRVVKGIRFIDITDAADPVQAAIAYDKAGADELVFLDITASYEQRKTMVALVEKVADKIFIPLTVGGGIRNQDDIRELLNVGADKISINTAAVQNPELIKYASDRFGSQCIVVAIDARFKENSWQVYTHGGRTPTGLDAVQWAKTVEGLGAGEILLTSMDRDGTKMGYDVELTKRVSEILNIPVIASGGAGRLEDFLSVIIDGKADAVLAASLFHFGELTIRQVKEYLKIQKVEVRI, from the coding sequence ATGCTTGCAAAAAGAATAATACCCTGTCTTGATGTCAGGCAGGGAAGGGTTGTAAAAGGAATCAGGTTTATTGATATAACAGATGCGGCAGACCCTGTTCAGGCCGCAATTGCATATGATAAGGCAGGGGCTGATGAACTTGTTTTTCTTGATATAACTGCATCATATGAGCAAAGAAAAACAATGGTGGCTCTTGTAGAGAAAGTGGCGGATAAAATTTTTATACCGCTTACAGTTGGAGGCGGAATAAGAAACCAGGATGATATAAGAGAACTTTTAAATGTCGGGGCTGATAAAATTTCAATCAATACTGCCGCTGTTCAGAACCCTGAACTTATAAAATATGCCTCTGATAGGTTTGGAAGTCAGTGCATAGTTGTTGCAATTGATGCAAGGTTTAAGGAAAATTCCTGGCAGGTCTACACACACGGCGGTAGAACTCCCACAGGGCTTGATGCTGTTCAATGGGCAAAAACAGTTGAAGGATTAGGAGCAGGTGAGATACTTCTTACAAGCATGGATAGAGACGGAACAAAGATGGGCTACGATGTGGAACTTACAAAAAGGGTCTCTGAAATATTAAACATCCCTGTTATTGCATCAGGCGGGGCAGGCAGATTAGAAGATTTTTTAAGTGTTATAATAGATGGGAAAGCCGATGCAGTGCTTGCGGCATCTCTTTTCCATTTCGGAGAACTTACAATAAGACAGGTAAAAGAATATCTTAAAATTCAAAAAGTAGAAGTAAGAATATGA
- a CDS encoding imidazole glycerol phosphate synthase subunit HisH produces MGNLASIYKAFRYLGFEALITDDVSAIKNASKLILPGVGAFKHAMNCLDIKGISCAIKDFVKTGKPLLGICLGLQLVFTESYEEGVFSGLDLIKGRVKRFTGKDKSGSRLKVPHIGWNSVQWTEQAKKCFIVKGLPDRSWFYFVHSYYGAPEDQNSVVGITEYGKTFASIVCKDNIYAAQFHPEKSQCWGLKVLENFIKL; encoded by the coding sequence ATGGGAAATCTTGCGAGCATTTATAAGGCATTTCGTTATCTTGGTTTTGAAGCCCTTATTACAGATGATGTATCTGCTATAAAAAATGCAAGTAAGTTGATACTTCCCGGCGTTGGTGCATTTAAGCATGCTATGAATTGTCTTGATATAAAGGGTATTTCTTGTGCAATAAAAGATTTTGTGAAGACAGGAAAGCCGTTATTGGGGATATGTCTTGGGCTGCAACTTGTTTTTACGGAAAGTTATGAGGAGGGAGTATTCTCGGGGCTTGATTTGATAAAGGGAAGGGTAAAAAGATTTACAGGTAAAGATAAGAGTGGCTCAAGGCTGAAGGTTCCGCATATCGGCTGGAACAGTGTCCAGTGGACGGAACAGGCAAAAAAATGTTTCATAGTAAAAGGACTGCCTGACAGAAGCTGGTTTTACTTTGTTCACTCATATTATGGAGCGCCCGAGGACCAAAACAGTGTGGTTGGCATAACCGAGTATGGAAAGACATTTGCTTCAATTGTTTGTAAGGATAATATATACGCTGCACAGTTTCATCCTGAAAAAAGTCAGTGCTGGGGGCTAAAAGTACTGGAAAATTTTATAAAGTTATGA
- a CDS encoding 3-isopropylmalate dehydratase small subunit, with translation MFRGRVYKFGDNIDTDVIIPARYLNTTDPLELAKHCMESIDADFVKKLAKADIIVAGKNFGCGSSREHAPIAIKAAGVSCVVASSFAGIFYRNAINIGLPIFESVECVKNTSEADTIEINPQTGIIKNITNGKEFKAEPFPELIREIIDSGGLVLWVKKMINAKKNV, from the coding sequence GTGTTCAGGGGCAGGGTTTATAAGTTTGGCGATAATATTGATACAGATGTAATTATACCTGCAAGATATTTGAATACAACTGACCCGCTGGAACTTGCAAAACATTGTATGGAATCTATAGATGCGGATTTTGTCAAAAAACTGGCAAAAGCGGATATAATTGTTGCAGGTAAAAACTTTGGTTGTGGTTCTTCAAGAGAGCATGCTCCAATTGCAATAAAAGCAGCTGGTGTATCTTGTGTTGTAGCATCTTCTTTTGCGGGAATATTCTACAGGAATGCCATAAATATAGGACTTCCCATATTTGAGTCTGTTGAGTGCGTTAAAAACACATCTGAAGCAGATACAATTGAGATTAATCCCCAAACCGGTATTATAAAAAATATCACAAATGGAAAAGAATTTAAGGCAGAACCTTTCCCGGAACTTATACGCGAAATTATAGATTCGGGAGGCTTGGTCCTGTGGGTAAAAAAAATGATTAATGCAAAAAAGAATGTATAA